The nucleotide sequence TTTTTTGTCTTTGAAATAATAGCTTTGGGACGGTCTGTGACTTTGGCCGCATTTTCCAGGGCTTCGACAACCGCTGCCTGGTCGTTGCCTTCAATTGTCTGTGTATACCAGCCAAAAGCAGAGATTTTTTCTTCAAAGGAACCCAGATCAAGTACATCGTGAGTCGCGCCGGTCTGCTGATATCCGTTCTGATCGATGATCGCAGTCAGGTTGCCCAGCTTGTATTTTTCAGCCGCTGCCAATGCTTCCCAGACCTGACCTTCGCCCATTTCCCCGTCGCCGATGACAACGAAAACGTTCGAACCGTTGTCGTTCAGGCGTGCGCCGAGGGCCTGTCCGATTCCCAGGGAAAGTCCCTGTCCCAGTGAACCCGTTGAGGCTTCAATACCGGGCAGACGTTTCATATTGGGGTGACCTTCAAACGGGCTGCCCAGTTTACGAAGGGTCATCACATCCTCTTCCGAGAAGTAACCGGCTTCTGCCATGGCTGCGTACAGCACGGGAACCGCGTGGCCTTTACTCAGAATGAAACGATCGCGGGCTTCCCAGTTCGGATTTTCGGGATCGTATTTCATGAAACCACCAAACCAGAGTGCGTTCACAACTTCCACAGCAGACAGGCTGCTGCTGGGATGTCCACT is from Gimesia maris and encodes:
- a CDS encoding transketolase, with the translated sequence MAAQANALSLEELKEKGKVLRRLIIRMTTEAGSGHPSSSLSAVEVVNALWFGGFMKYDPENPNWEARDRFILSKGHAVPVLYAAMAEAGYFSEEDVMTLRKLGSPFEGHPNMKRLPGIEASTGSLGQGLSLGIGQALGARLNDNGSNVFVVIGDGEMGEGQVWEALAAAEKYKLGNLTAIIDQNGYQQTGATHDVLDLGSFEEKISAFGWYTQTIEGNDQAAVVEALENAAKVTDRPKAIISKTKKGYGILPVLEETGDVNYHGKPLSPELAEKALAFLA